GGGTCGGACCGGAGGGCTTCCTCAGACAGGCGCTCACCAGGACGGGAGAGCCGGTGGTCGTGCGGTACGAATTCAGCGGGCGACCTCGATGGTGACGAGGGCGCACAGGACGAGGCACAGCCCGGCGAGTGTCGCCAGGGCCACGTCGAGAACGGTGAGTATCTGCATGCCGTCGACGATCCCGTCGTACCGTCGCGTCCCTCCTCGGCCGCCGGGCCGGTCCTGGGTGGCCCGCATCGGCCTGCGGGCCGACCCGCTGCTCCGCCACACATCCGTACCCTTTGTCGCGTGGAACCCGATAGTCCGCTCTCCCCGGCCCTCCGGCGCGCCATCACGGCCTCCCTCTGCGCGGCCCTGGCCCTGGTATGGCTGTTCGACCTGGTGACCTACTACGACCCGCAGGGCCGCTGGTCCAGCTGGTTGCCCTTGGTCTCCGGCCCACTCGCCGCCGCCGCGCTGCTCCTTCCCGACTGCCGGCCGGGTCCCGAACGACGGGCCGGTGCCGCCGCGCTGGGCTCCTTGGCCCTGACCGTGGGCCTTTGCGCGTATGCGCCGCTCACCAGTGGTACGTGGGGCCTGCTGGAAACGGTCGCCCTGCTCGTGCTGCTCGCCCGGACCGCGCGGAGGGTGGAACGCCCGGCCACGGCCCTGACACTCTCGGCGGCGCTGGCCGTCGCGGTGATCACCATGCCGCTGCGCGGAGGCACGGAAGACCCCTTTCTCCAGTACTCCTTCGTCCTGACGTTCGTCGTCGCCGGCGCTGCCGGCCTCGGTGGCTATCTGCGCCTCCTGGACTCCCGCCGCGCCCGGGCCGTGGCCTCCGTACGCCACAACGAGCGCCTGGAACTCGCCCGGGACCTGCACGACTTCGTCGCCCACCACGTCACCGGCATCATCGTGCACGCCAACGCCGCGCTGATGATCCAAGAGACCTCGCCGGAGCAGATCAAACCCCTGCTGGAGGGAATCTCCCGGGCCGGCGGGGAAACCCTGGACTCCATGCGCCGGCTCGTGCGGGTGCTGCGCGAGGACGACCACCAGGCCGCACGCCCGGGTGAGCTGCCGACCGAGCTGAAACACCTGGTCTCCGCGTTCGCCGAGAACGGAACGGCCGCGGCGTTGGAGATCGCGCCCGAGCTCCGTGGGATCCGGCTGGCCCCGGAGGTGGAGACGTCGGTCCACCGTGTGGTGCAGGAGGCCCTGACGAACGTACGCCGCCACGCCCATGGCGCGGACGTCGTCGTCCGACTCTCACTCGACCCCCAAGGTCACCTCCGGGTGGAGGCGCGCAACACCGCGCCGCAGACGCGCTCCAGTGGGCCGATCGGCGGGCGGAGCGGCTTCGGCCTGGTGGGTCTGCGGGAACGCGTGGAGGCCGTGGAGGGGTCGCTGACCAGCGGCCGGACTGCGGACGGCGGCTGGTGCGTGAGTGCCGCCTTCCCTGTCCTGGAGGCTGTGGAAGGATCACCGGCATGAGCGACGGCAGTGATCACAACGGCCCACGGACGCGGGTACTGATCGCCGACGACCAGGAGATGGTCCGCACCGGCTTCCGGCTGATCCTGGGCACCCAGCCCGACCTCGAGGTGATCGGCGAGGCGGCCGACGGCGCCCAGTGCGTCGAACTCGCCCGCAGGATGCGTCCCGACGTGTGTCTCGTCGACATCCGCATGCCCAGGCTGGACGGTCTGGAGGTCACCCGGGCCCTGGCCGGACCGGGCGTCACCGACCCTATGCGCGTGGTCGTGGTGACCACCTTCGACCAGGACGACTACGCCTACACGGCCCTGCGCAACGGCGCCTGCGGCTTCCTGCTCAAGGACGCCGGCTCCACCCTGCTGATCGAGGCCGTGCGCTCCGCCGCCCGCGGGGACGCCCTGGTCTCCCCCGCCGTCACCGTGCGGCTGCTCAAGCACCTCGCCGGACTGCAGCCACCGGCAGCGGTGCCACATCCGCTGTCCGAGCGGGAGCTCGAGGTCGTACGCCTGGTGGCGGTGGGCCGCACCAACCAGGAGGTGTGCGGCGAGCTGTACGTGTCCCTGGGCACGGTCAAGACGCACCTGGCCAACATCAAGGACAAGCTCGGCGTGCGCAACCGCGTCGAGATCGCCGCCTGGGCCTGGGAAACGGGTCTCGTTCACGACCGCAAGACGCCGCCCGTCTGACGCGGAGGTCGGCCTACGGGCCGACCCCGGCCGCCCGCTGTCGGCCGCCTGGCCGAGGCGCGGCCACCGTCCGGCGGGCCACTCTCCTGGTGACAGCCTCACCGCAGCAAGCGCATCGCAGGAGAGAACATGAAATACGTCGCTGTGTCCCTGGCGACCGCCACCGCCGTGGCCGTGGGCGGGCTCGCGTTCGTGGCCGTACCGCGGCTGCTGAGCACGGAATCGACCAGCACCGTCGGCTCCACCGGGAGCGTGAGCCGTGCGGAGGTCGAGAAGCAGGTCCGCGAGAACTACTCCCTGCCGCTCGTCCAGGAGAAGCCGAAATCCGTGAGCTGTGCCGGAGGCCTCAGGGTGCGACAGCGCGACTCGGTCCAGTGCGCGGTGACGTCCGGGAACGGGAAGCGACAGCAGATCATGGTGTCCGTGACCAAGGCCGACGGAAACAGCATCTCGTACGACTACGCGGTGCTGGCGGGCTGACCGAGGTGCTCAGCTCGTTGCACGCAGGTCCGACGTCGGTACAGCGTCAGGATTGAGCTCGGCGAGCATCCGGAGCAGCAGGGAACGTATGACTTCCCGCTCC
Above is a window of Streptomyces sp. NBC_00490 DNA encoding:
- a CDS encoding DUF4333 domain-containing protein; translated protein: MKYVAVSLATATAVAVGGLAFVAVPRLLSTESTSTVGSTGSVSRAEVEKQVRENYSLPLVQEKPKSVSCAGGLRVRQRDSVQCAVTSGNGKRQQIMVSVTKADGNSISYDYAVLAG
- a CDS encoding response regulator transcription factor, whose protein sequence is MSDGSDHNGPRTRVLIADDQEMVRTGFRLILGTQPDLEVIGEAADGAQCVELARRMRPDVCLVDIRMPRLDGLEVTRALAGPGVTDPMRVVVVTTFDQDDYAYTALRNGACGFLLKDAGSTLLIEAVRSAARGDALVSPAVTVRLLKHLAGLQPPAAVPHPLSERELEVVRLVAVGRTNQEVCGELYVSLGTVKTHLANIKDKLGVRNRVEIAAWAWETGLVHDRKTPPV
- a CDS encoding sensor histidine kinase, translated to MEPDSPLSPALRRAITASLCAALALVWLFDLVTYYDPQGRWSSWLPLVSGPLAAAALLLPDCRPGPERRAGAAALGSLALTVGLCAYAPLTSGTWGLLETVALLVLLARTARRVERPATALTLSAALAVAVITMPLRGGTEDPFLQYSFVLTFVVAGAAGLGGYLRLLDSRRARAVASVRHNERLELARDLHDFVAHHVTGIIVHANAALMIQETSPEQIKPLLEGISRAGGETLDSMRRLVRVLREDDHQAARPGELPTELKHLVSAFAENGTAAALEIAPELRGIRLAPEVETSVHRVVQEALTNVRRHAHGADVVVRLSLDPQGHLRVEARNTAPQTRSSGPIGGRSGFGLVGLRERVEAVEGSLTSGRTADGGWCVSAAFPVLEAVEGSPA